In Haemophilus parainfluenzae, one genomic interval encodes:
- the dnaA gene encoding chromosomal replication initiator protein DnaA — protein sequence MSLSTLWQDCLSQLQDQVSPMDLSTWLRPLQADVISQDQVVLYASNMFVKSWVENHYLAQIHQICQALAKNPNLQIIVKEGVKPAPKAVEPSSTQTANHQESAVSFQQESDAPSKFESHLNRKHLFENFVEGKSNQLARAVGQKLALAPGEPTANPFFLYGGTGLGKTHLLHAIGNGILANKPNARVLYIHANNFMQHMVKAMRDNKMDQFKKFYRSLDALLVDDIQFFAEKEKTQEEFFHIFNNLFETGRQIILTSDRYPKEIEKIEERLKSRFGWGLTTAIEPPDLETRVAILLKKAEEHNMELPEEVAFFIAQRLRTNVRELEGALNRVKAMQDFKGGHIDIDFVRDTLKDILALQERLVTIENIQKVVAEYYRIKVADLKSKSRARSVTRPRQVAMALAKELTNKSLPEIGRAFERDHTTVLNACREVPKFREKDSSIQEDWANLIRTLSA from the coding sequence GTGAGCCTTTCCACCCTATGGCAAGATTGCTTATCTCAACTACAAGATCAGGTTTCCCCGATGGATCTCAGTACTTGGTTACGCCCACTACAAGCGGATGTAATCTCGCAAGATCAAGTGGTGTTATATGCGTCAAATATGTTTGTGAAAAGCTGGGTAGAAAATCATTACTTGGCTCAAATTCATCAGATTTGCCAAGCCCTTGCTAAAAATCCAAATTTACAAATTATCGTAAAAGAAGGGGTAAAACCAGCTCCAAAAGCTGTTGAACCTTCCTCAACTCAAACAGCTAATCATCAAGAAAGTGCGGTCAGTTTTCAGCAAGAATCTGATGCACCAAGCAAATTTGAATCACATCTAAATCGTAAGCATTTATTTGAAAACTTTGTTGAAGGTAAATCAAACCAACTCGCCCGTGCTGTAGGTCAAAAACTTGCTCTTGCTCCAGGTGAACCAACGGCAAACCCATTCTTTTTATATGGAGGTACAGGTTTAGGTAAAACCCACTTATTACACGCAATCGGTAATGGTATTTTAGCAAATAAACCGAATGCCCGCGTGCTTTATATCCATGCTAATAATTTTATGCAGCACATGGTAAAAGCAATGCGTGATAATAAAATGGATCAATTCAAAAAATTCTATCGTTCTCTTGATGCATTATTAGTGGATGATATTCAATTCTTCGCAGAGAAAGAAAAAACACAAGAAGAATTTTTCCATATTTTCAATAATTTATTTGAAACTGGCCGTCAAATTATTTTGACCTCTGACCGCTATCCAAAAGAAATTGAGAAAATTGAAGAACGCCTAAAATCTCGTTTCGGTTGGGGTTTAACCACTGCGATTGAACCACCGGATTTAGAAACTCGTGTTGCAATTTTGCTGAAAAAAGCAGAAGAACATAATATGGAGCTACCAGAAGAAGTGGCATTCTTTATTGCCCAACGCTTACGCACCAATGTTCGTGAATTAGAAGGCGCATTAAACCGTGTGAAAGCGATGCAAGACTTCAAAGGTGGTCACATTGATATTGATTTTGTTCGTGACACATTAAAAGATATTCTTGCCTTACAAGAACGTTTGGTAACCATTGAAAACATTCAGAAAGTCGTGGCAGAATACTATCGAATTAAAGTGGCGGATTTAAAATCGAAAAGCAGAGCAAGATCCGTCACTCGCCCACGCCAAGTTGCGATGGCATTAGCAAAAGAATTAACCAATAAAAGCTTACCGGAAATTGGTCGTGCCTTTGAACGCGACCATACGACAGTCTTAAATGCCTGCCGTGAAGTGCCAAAATTCCGTGAAAAAGACAGCAGTATTCAAGAAGATTGGGCGAATTTAATTCGCACATTATCTGCATAA
- the dnaN gene encoding DNA polymerase III subunit beta, with protein sequence MQFSISRENLLKPLQQVCGVLSNRPNIPVLNNVLLQIEDNRLTITGTDLEVELSSYTQLSSSTADGAFTIPAKKFLDICRTLSDEFEITVTFEEDRAIVESGRSKFNLTTLPAEEYPNLTDWQSEVDFALPQSTLRRLIEATQFSMANQDARYFLNGMKFETEGNLLRTVATDGHRLAVCTIELDQDLQTHSVILPRKGVLELNRLLESSDELARLQIGTNNLRIHLNHIVFTSKLIDGRFPDYRRVLPRNATRIVEGNWETLKQAFVRASILSNERVRSVRLNLSENQLKITASNPEHEVAEEIVDVNYQGEEMEVGFNVTYILDVLNALKCQQVRIRLTDASSSCLIENSEDASAEYVIMPMRL encoded by the coding sequence ATGCAATTTAGCATTTCAAGAGAAAATCTATTAAAACCCTTACAGCAAGTTTGTGGCGTATTAAGCAATCGTCCGAATATTCCTGTATTAAATAACGTGTTATTACAAATTGAAGATAACCGTTTGACTATTACAGGTACAGACCTTGAAGTTGAGCTTTCTAGCTATACTCAACTTTCTTCTTCAACCGCGGATGGCGCGTTCACCATTCCGGCTAAAAAATTCTTAGATATTTGCCGTACATTATCAGATGAATTTGAAATTACAGTTACCTTTGAAGAAGATCGCGCCATTGTAGAATCAGGTCGCAGTAAATTTAATCTCACTACTCTGCCCGCTGAAGAATATCCAAATCTAACGGATTGGCAATCTGAAGTGGATTTTGCGTTACCGCAAAGCACCTTGCGTCGCTTAATTGAAGCCACCCAATTTTCAATGGCAAACCAGGATGCCCGCTATTTCTTAAACGGCATGAAATTTGAAACGGAAGGTAATTTATTACGTACTGTTGCAACTGATGGCCACCGTCTTGCCGTTTGTACGATCGAATTAGATCAAGATCTACAAACCCATTCAGTTATTCTCCCTCGCAAAGGTGTATTAGAACTGAATCGCTTATTAGAAAGCAGTGATGAACTTGCTCGTTTGCAAATCGGCACGAATAATCTTCGTATCCACTTAAACCATATTGTATTTACCTCAAAACTCATTGATGGTCGATTCCCGGATTACCGTCGTGTATTACCACGTAATGCAACTCGTATCGTAGAAGGAAACTGGGAAACCTTAAAACAAGCCTTTGTACGTGCTTCTATCCTTTCAAATGAACGTGTACGTAGCGTGCGTTTAAACTTAAGTGAAAACCAACTTAAAATTACCGCATCTAACCCTGAACACGAAGTAGCAGAAGAAATCGTGGATGTGAATTATCAAGGTGAAGAAATGGAAGTGGGCTTTAATGTGACTTACATTTTAGATGTATTGAACGCCTTAAAATGCCAACAAGTACGTATTCGCCTCACTGATGCGTCATCAAGCTGCTTAATTGAAAACAGCGAAGATGCAAGTGCAGAATACGTCATTATGCCAATGCGCCTCTAA
- the recF gene encoding DNA replication/repair protein RecF (All proteins in this family for which functions are known are DNA-binding proteins that assist the filamentation of RecA onto DNA for the initiation of recombination or recombinational repair.): MAISRLIVEKFRNLNAVDLEFDHGFNFLVGNNGSGKTSLLEAIFYLGHGRSFKSAVANRIISYDEPHFTLFGQIQESQHQWSVGLQKLRQGNTIAKINGEDGNKIADLAHLLPMQLITPEGLTLLNGGPSFRRAFLDWGLFHHHNSFHSSWVALNRLLKQRNAALSQNQPYSAIKIWDIELAKLAHQVSDWRAEYAEALRPEIEKTCQLFLPELEITVSFHQGWEKETEYGELLAQNFERDKAIGYTVSGPQKADFRFKANGLPVEDVLSRGQLKLLMCALRLAQGEHLMIQKQRHCIFLIDDFASELDQHKRALLAERLQQSGSQVFVTAITQGQLKEMQVGKGKLFQVDTGKITELQP; the protein is encoded by the coding sequence ATGGCCATCTCCCGCTTAATTGTTGAAAAATTTAGAAATTTAAATGCCGTGGATCTTGAATTTGATCACGGCTTTAACTTTTTAGTCGGCAATAACGGCAGCGGAAAAACGAGCTTATTAGAAGCCATTTTTTATCTCGGACATGGACGCTCTTTCAAAAGTGCGGTCGCAAATCGCATTATTTCTTACGACGAACCTCATTTCACGCTTTTTGGCCAAATTCAAGAAAGTCAGCATCAATGGTCTGTTGGCTTACAAAAACTTCGTCAAGGTAATACCATCGCAAAAATAAACGGTGAAGACGGCAATAAAATTGCCGATCTCGCTCACCTTTTACCTATGCAATTAATTACGCCTGAAGGGCTGACCCTACTAAATGGCGGACCGAGTTTTCGACGCGCATTTTTAGATTGGGGCTTATTCCACCACCATAACAGTTTTCATTCCTCTTGGGTCGCATTAAACCGTTTACTAAAACAGCGGAATGCTGCACTAAGTCAAAACCAGCCTTATTCTGCGATTAAAATTTGGGATATTGAATTAGCTAAATTAGCCCACCAAGTGAGTGATTGGCGTGCTGAATATGCAGAAGCCTTACGCCCAGAAATCGAAAAAACCTGTCAATTATTTTTACCCGAATTAGAGATTACGGTTAGCTTTCATCAAGGCTGGGAGAAAGAGACAGAATATGGTGAATTACTGGCGCAAAACTTTGAGCGAGATAAAGCCATTGGCTATACGGTTTCAGGTCCACAAAAAGCGGACTTCCGTTTTAAAGCCAATGGATTACCGGTTGAAGATGTGCTCTCTCGTGGTCAATTAAAATTATTGATGTGTGCGCTACGTTTAGCGCAAGGTGAACATTTAATGATTCAAAAACAGCGTCATTGTATCTTCCTAATTGATGACTTTGCCTCAGAGTTGGATCAACATAAACGTGCCTTGCTTGCGGAACGCTTGCAACAAAGTGGATCTCAAGTCTTTGTTACTGCCATCACTCAAGGTCAACTCAAAGAGATGCAAGTGGGAAAAGGAAAATTGTTCCAAGTGGATACCGGTAAGATCACTGAATTGCAACCATAA
- the nagA gene encoding N-acetylglucosamine-6-phosphate deacetylase has protein sequence MKYALINSVIYTKNEVLRDYAVVIEGEYIQSVIPQSELESGIKTIDLKGHNLTAGFIDLQLNGCGGVMFNDQTSVETLEIMQATNLKSGCTSFLPTFITAPDEDIKRAVSIMREYLNKHKNQALGLHIEGPYLSLEKKGVHRPEYIREATPEMKDFLCDNADVITKLTIAAENPTVQYIPDFVKAGIIVSIGHSNATYEVAKAAFHKGATFATHLHNAMSPISSGRAMGVVGAVLDSDVYTGIIVDGVHVNFGNVRLDKKAKGDKLCIVTDSLAAAGAPPELETFTFVGKPIYVKEGRCYDANGTIAGASITMMESIKNAVEYVEIPLAEAIRMSNLYPARAIGVDDRLGSVEAGKVANLAVFTKDYDVIGTVLNGEWKPN, from the coding sequence ATGAAGTATGCATTAATTAACAGCGTAATCTACACCAAAAATGAAGTGTTAAGAGATTATGCAGTGGTTATTGAAGGGGAATATATTCAATCCGTTATTCCACAAAGCGAATTAGAAAGTGGGATTAAAACCATTGATTTAAAAGGTCATAATCTCACAGCGGGCTTTATTGATCTGCAACTAAATGGCTGTGGTGGCGTGATGTTTAACGATCAAACAAGCGTAGAAACATTAGAAATTATGCAAGCGACTAATTTGAAATCAGGCTGTACTAGTTTCTTACCAACGTTTATTACCGCACCGGATGAAGATATCAAACGCGCAGTAAGTATCATGCGAGAGTATTTGAACAAGCATAAAAATCAAGCGCTTGGTTTACACATCGAAGGCCCTTATTTGAGCTTAGAGAAAAAAGGCGTACATCGCCCGGAATATATCCGTGAAGCGACGCCAGAGATGAAAGATTTCTTATGTGATAATGCGGATGTCATCACCAAACTGACCATTGCTGCTGAAAACCCAACGGTGCAATATATTCCTGATTTTGTGAAAGCAGGCATTATTGTGTCTATTGGGCACTCTAATGCGACTTATGAAGTAGCGAAAGCTGCCTTTCATAAAGGTGCAACGTTTGCTACTCACTTACACAATGCTATGTCGCCGATCAGTTCAGGACGCGCAATGGGTGTAGTTGGTGCAGTGTTAGATTCCGATGTTTACACGGGAATTATTGTAGATGGTGTGCATGTGAATTTTGGTAATGTTCGCTTAGATAAAAAAGCGAAAGGTGACAAACTTTGCATTGTAACTGATTCTCTTGCAGCTGCAGGTGCACCACCTGAATTGGAAACTTTCACTTTTGTAGGAAAACCAATTTATGTAAAAGAAGGTCGTTGCTACGATGCAAATGGTACGATTGCGGGTGCATCAATTACCATGATGGAGTCTATTAAGAATGCTGTAGAGTATGTAGAAATTCCATTAGCAGAGGCGATTCGCATGAGTAACCTTTACCCTGCAAGAGCGATTGGTGTAGATGATCGTTTAGGCTCAGTTGAAGCGGGTAAGGTGGCTAACTTGGCCGTATTCACAAAAGATTATGATGTGATTGGTACCGTATTAAACGGCGAATGGAAACCAAACTAA
- the nagB gene encoding glucosamine-6-phosphate deaminase, which yields MRLIPLNNEQQVSRWAARHIADRINHFKPTAERPFVLGLPTGSTPLKTYQELIKLNQAGEVSFKHVVTFNMDEYVGLPKEHPESYHSFMHNNFFNHIDIQPQNINILNGNTDDHDEECRRYEEKIKSYGKIHLFMGGVGVDGHIAFNEPASSLSSRTRIKTLTPDTIIANSRFFNNDVNQVPKYALTIGVGTLLDAEEVMILATGHNKALAVQAAVEGSINHLWTVSALQLHRHFVLVCDEPALQELKVKTVKYFTELEGRAIHSVL from the coding sequence ATGCGTCTCATTCCTCTGAACAATGAACAACAAGTCAGCCGTTGGGCGGCGCGTCATATTGCTGATCGAATTAATCATTTTAAACCTACAGCAGAACGTCCTTTTGTATTAGGTTTACCAACAGGCAGTACACCACTTAAGACCTATCAAGAATTGATTAAATTAAATCAAGCCGGAGAAGTGAGTTTTAAACATGTGGTGACCTTTAATATGGATGAATATGTGGGTTTGCCAAAAGAACATCCAGAAAGCTATCACAGTTTTATGCATAATAATTTCTTCAACCATATTGATATTCAACCGCAAAATATCAATATTTTGAATGGTAACACCGATGACCATGATGAAGAATGTCGTCGTTATGAAGAAAAAATTAAATCTTACGGTAAAATTCATTTATTTATGGGCGGCGTAGGCGTAGATGGTCATATTGCCTTTAACGAACCTGCTTCTTCTTTAAGTTCGCGCACCCGTATTAAAACCTTAACACCAGATACCATTATTGCGAATTCTCGTTTCTTTAATAACGATGTAAATCAAGTACCAAAATATGCTTTAACAATCGGCGTGGGTACATTACTTGATGCAGAAGAAGTGATGATTTTAGCAACAGGCCATAATAAAGCCTTAGCCGTGCAAGCTGCGGTAGAAGGCAGTATTAATCACCTTTGGACGGTAAGTGCCTTACAGCTCCATCGCCATTTTGTTTTAGTATGTGATGAGCCTGCTCTGCAAGAATTAAAAGTGAAAACAGTGAAATATTTTACTGAATTGGAAGGTCGTGCGATTCATAGTGTGTTATAA
- the nanA gene encoding N-acetylneuraminate lyase — MRNLKGIFSALLVSFNEDGSINEKGLREIIRYNIDKMKIDGLYVGGSTGENFMLSTEEKKQIFRIAKDEAKDQVALIAQVGSVNLHEAVELGKYATELGYDSLSAVTPFYYKFSFPEIKHYYDTIIAETGNNMIVYSIPFLTGVNMGIEQFGELYKNPKVLGVKFTAGDFYLLERLKKAYPNHLIWAGFDEMMVPAVSLGVDGAIGSTFNVNGVRARQIFELTKQGKLADALQVQHVTNDLIEGILANGLYLTIKELLKLDGVDAGYCREPMTAKATPEQLAKAKELKAKYL; from the coding sequence ATGCGTAACTTAAAAGGTATTTTTAGTGCGTTATTAGTATCATTCAATGAAGATGGCTCTATCAATGAAAAAGGCTTGCGTGAAATTATTCGCTATAACATTGATAAGATGAAAATTGATGGTTTATATGTAGGCGGTTCAACAGGTGAAAACTTCATGCTTTCTACGGAAGAGAAAAAACAAATTTTCCGTATCGCGAAAGATGAAGCAAAAGACCAAGTCGCGCTAATCGCACAAGTGGGTAGTGTGAACTTACATGAAGCAGTGGAATTAGGTAAATATGCAACGGAATTAGGCTATGACAGTCTTTCTGCAGTAACCCCGTTCTACTATAAATTTAGCTTCCCTGAAATCAAACATTACTATGATACGATCATTGCTGAAACAGGCAATAACATGATTGTGTACTCAATTCCGTTCTTAACAGGCGTGAATATGGGAATTGAGCAATTCGGCGAACTTTATAAAAACCCGAAAGTGCTAGGTGTGAAATTTACCGCAGGGGATTTCTATCTATTAGAACGCTTGAAAAAAGCTTATCCAAATCACCTCATTTGGGCTGGTTTTGATGAAATGATGGTGCCGGCAGTCTCTCTTGGTGTAGATGGTGCGATCGGTAGTACATTCAACGTAAACGGTGTGCGTGCAAGACAAATCTTTGAATTAACCAAACAAGGTAAATTGGCTGATGCGCTTCAAGTTCAACACGTGACCAATGACCTTATCGAAGGCATTTTAGCGAATGGCTTATATCTCACTATCAAAGAGTTGTTGAAACTAGATGGTGTGGATGCAGGTTATTGCCGTGAGCCAATGACAGCGAAAGCAACACCAGAGCAATTAGCGAAAGCGAAAGAGTTAAAAGCAAAATATTTATAA
- a CDS encoding MurR/RpiR family transcriptional regulator — MAKNGNILNTISSLYRSLTKTEKKIADAILLNPDLAVQAPLAEIAAHLEVGEATFVRFCRTLGFKGFSDFKLELSIELATKDGKDNTVLDSDITDSDNSLNIAHKLKSAINNVMDETINLLDFEQLEEAVKAIQQANRVFLFGVGTSGITAEDAKNKLMRIGVQVDATGNNHFMYMQASLLTKKDVAIGLSHSGYSQETTHTMKIAKENGAKTIAITHSLRSPITEYADLVLVNGNKQGKLQGDSIGTKIAQLFVLDLIYALLVQASQESAVKIKQKTLNVILEQRIK, encoded by the coding sequence ATGGCTAAGAATGGCAATATTTTAAATACCATCAGCTCGTTATATCGTAGTTTAACGAAAACAGAGAAAAAAATTGCGGATGCGATTTTGTTGAATCCCGATCTTGCGGTGCAAGCGCCTTTAGCTGAAATTGCCGCTCATTTAGAAGTGGGGGAGGCGACCTTTGTACGTTTTTGCCGTACTCTCGGCTTTAAAGGTTTCAGTGATTTTAAATTGGAATTATCCATCGAGCTTGCCACAAAAGATGGCAAAGATAACACCGTATTAGATTCAGATATTACCGATTCTGACAACTCATTGAATATTGCGCATAAGCTGAAATCTGCCATCAATAACGTGATGGATGAAACCATTAATTTATTAGATTTTGAGCAGTTGGAAGAAGCAGTAAAAGCCATTCAACAAGCGAATCGTGTTTTCTTATTTGGTGTGGGTACATCCGGTATTACCGCGGAAGATGCCAAAAATAAACTGATGCGTATCGGTGTGCAAGTGGATGCGACAGGTAACAACCATTTTATGTATATGCAGGCATCGTTATTGACAAAAAAAGATGTGGCAATTGGTTTGAGTCATTCCGGTTATTCTCAAGAAACGACTCATACCATGAAAATTGCCAAAGAAAACGGTGCCAAAACCATTGCGATTACGCACAGTCTGCGTTCACCCATCACAGAATATGCCGATCTTGTTTTAGTGAATGGGAATAAGCAAGGCAAGTTGCAAGGCGACTCTATCGGCACGAAGATCGCTCAATTATTCGTATTAGATTTGATTTACGCTTTATTAGTACAGGCATCACAGGAAAGTGCGGTCAAAATAAAGCAAAAAACATTAAATGTCATTTTAGAACAACGTATCAAATAG
- a CDS encoding N-acetylmannosamine kinase, whose amino-acid sequence MSLTVDSGQTLQRCLALDIGGTKIASAIVKNGEIQQRKQISTPQDDAAQAMHQTLAQLLKEYEGQFDYVAVASTGIINQGILTALNPKNLGGLAQFPLKDSIAQHTDKPIGLLNDVQAAAYAEYQLQNPNDVQNFTFITVSTGVGGGLILNHRLLTEPNGIAGHIGHTLSDPNGPICGCGRRGCVEAIASGRAIEAVSSQWDDPCDPKEVFVRFRQNDEKATALVTRSAQAIANLIADLKIGLDMQKVVVGGSVGLAEGYLPLVQSLLSELPAVYHCELESAQFGQDAGLIGAAYWVKDCLLQAKNTGVVYG is encoded by the coding sequence ATGTCATTAACAGTGGATAGTGGTCAGACATTACAGCGTTGTTTGGCATTAGATATTGGTGGCACGAAAATCGCTTCTGCTATAGTGAAAAATGGTGAAATTCAACAGCGAAAACAGATTTCTACGCCACAAGATGATGCCGCGCAAGCGATGCATCAAACCCTTGCGCAGTTGTTAAAAGAATATGAAGGGCAGTTTGATTATGTTGCCGTTGCTTCAACGGGCATTATTAATCAAGGCATTCTGACCGCACTTAATCCTAAAAACCTGGGTGGATTAGCCCAATTCCCATTAAAAGATAGCATTGCACAGCATACTGATAAACCGATTGGTTTACTTAATGATGTGCAAGCTGCCGCCTATGCCGAGTATCAATTACAAAATCCTAATGATGTTCAAAATTTTACCTTTATTACGGTTTCAACCGGCGTAGGGGGCGGTTTAATTTTAAATCATCGTTTACTTACTGAGCCAAACGGCATTGCTGGGCATATTGGCCATACTTTATCTGATCCTAATGGTCCAATTTGCGGCTGTGGTCGCCGTGGTTGTGTTGAAGCCATTGCATCAGGTCGAGCCATTGAAGCGGTTTCTTCTCAATGGGATGATCCTTGTGATCCGAAAGAAGTTTTTGTGCGTTTCCGTCAAAATGATGAAAAAGCGACCGCACTTGTGACTCGTTCAGCCCAAGCCATTGCAAATTTAATTGCGGATTTGAAGATTGGATTAGATATGCAAAAAGTCGTGGTTGGCGGTAGCGTAGGGTTGGCAGAAGGTTATTTACCGCTAGTTCAATCTTTATTAAGTGAACTTCCCGCTGTTTATCATTGCGAATTAGAAAGTGCTCAATTTGGACAAGATGCAGGCTTGATTGGCGCGGCTTACTGGGTAAAAGATTGCTTATTACAAGCAAAAAATACGGGAGTGGTTTATGGCTAA
- a CDS encoding N-acetylmannosamine-6-phosphate 2-epimerase: MSKLSHNEVLDKIKFGLIASCQPVDDGPMDKPEIVAAMAQASVVGGAAGLRIEGIENLKATRPTVNVPIIGIVKRDLPDSPVRITPFLHDIEDLAKAGADIIAVDGTNRPRPVDIESAVKKIHELGCLAMADCSNLEEGLYCQKLGFDIVGSTMSGYTGGTVPEEPDYQLVKDLKAAGCRVMAEGRYNTPELAKTAIEIGAYCVTVGSALTRLEHIVSWFTEAIHSAKK; this comes from the coding sequence ATGTCGAAATTATCACATAATGAAGTATTAGATAAAATCAAATTTGGTCTTATTGCTTCTTGTCAGCCTGTTGATGACGGCCCGATGGATAAACCAGAAATCGTGGCAGCCATGGCACAGGCTTCTGTTGTTGGTGGTGCCGCAGGATTGCGTATCGAGGGCATAGAAAATCTTAAAGCAACACGCCCTACTGTGAATGTACCGATTATTGGTATTGTGAAACGAGATTTACCTGATAGCCCAGTGCGAATTACCCCATTTTTGCATGATATTGAAGATTTAGCGAAAGCCGGTGCAGACATTATTGCCGTGGATGGGACAAATCGCCCTAGACCAGTAGATATTGAAAGTGCGGTCAAAAAAATCCACGAATTAGGCTGTTTAGCCATGGCGGATTGTTCGAATTTAGAAGAAGGCTTGTACTGTCAAAAACTCGGTTTTGATATTGTGGGCAGTACGATGTCTGGCTACACAGGTGGTACTGTGCCAGAGGAGCCTGATTATCAATTGGTTAAAGATTTGAAAGCAGCAGGTTGCCGTGTCATGGCGGAAGGACGTTATAACACCCCTGAGTTGGCGAAAACGGCAATTGAAATTGGTGCTTATTGTGTGACAGTAGGTTCTGCATTAACTCGCTTAGAGCATATCGTAAGTTGGTTTACAGAAGCCATTCATTCAGCGAAAAAATAA